In Aestuariibaculum lutulentum, one DNA window encodes the following:
- the atpD gene encoding F0F1 ATP synthase subunit beta, protein MSKVTGKVAQIVGPVIDVEFGAGSELPKIYDSLEIKKADGSTLVLEVQSHIGEDTVRTIAMDSSDGLSRGTEVVATGAPIQMPIGDDVYGRLFNVIGDAIDGLGNLPKAGEAGLPIHREAPKFEDLSTSTEVLFTGIKVIDLIEPYAKGGKIGLFGGAGVGKTVLIQELINNIAKGHGGLSVFAGVGERTREGNDLLREMLESGIIRYGEDFMHSMEAGGWDLSKVDKSKMKESKATFVFGQMNEPPGARARVALSGLTIAEYFRDGAGDGQGKDVLFFVDNIFRFTQAGSEVSALLGRMPSAVGYQPTLATEMGAMQERITSTKKGSITSVQAVYVPADDLTDPAPATTFAHLDATTVLSRKIAELGIYPAVDPLDSTSRILTADILGKEHYDCAQRVKELLQRYKELQDIIAILGMEELSEEDKLAVSRARRVQRFLSQPFHVAEQFTGIPGVLVDIKETIKGFNMIMDGELDHLPEAAFNLKGTIEEAIEAGEKMLAEA, encoded by the coding sequence ATGTCTAAAGTTACAGGTAAAGTTGCACAAATAGTAGGTCCGGTTATCGACGTTGAGTTTGGAGCTGGTTCAGAACTTCCAAAAATTTATGATTCATTAGAAATTAAGAAAGCTGATGGTTCTACATTAGTATTAGAAGTACAGTCTCACATTGGTGAAGACACCGTACGTACAATTGCTATGGATTCTTCTGATGGTTTAAGCAGAGGAACTGAGGTTGTTGCAACTGGAGCACCTATACAAATGCCGATTGGAGATGATGTTTACGGACGTTTATTCAATGTAATTGGTGATGCCATCGACGGTCTTGGAAATTTACCAAAAGCTGGTGAAGCTGGTTTACCAATTCACAGAGAAGCACCAAAATTCGAAGATTTATCTACTTCTACTGAAGTTTTATTTACAGGTATTAAAGTAATCGACTTAATTGAGCCTTACGCAAAAGGAGGTAAAATTGGATTATTTGGTGGTGCCGGTGTAGGTAAAACAGTATTAATTCAGGAGTTAATTAACAATATTGCAAAAGGTCACGGTGGTTTATCAGTATTTGCTGGTGTAGGTGAGAGAACTCGTGAAGGAAACGACCTTTTAAGAGAGATGTTAGAGTCTGGAATTATCCGTTACGGTGAAGACTTTATGCACTCTATGGAAGCTGGAGGATGGGATTTATCTAAAGTTGATAAATCTAAAATGAAAGAATCTAAAGCAACATTCGTATTCGGACAAATGAATGAGCCACCAGGAGCACGTGCACGTGTTGCCTTATCTGGTTTAACAATTGCTGAATATTTCCGTGATGGTGCTGGAGACGGACAAGGAAAAGACGTACTTTTCTTCGTAGATAACATCTTCCGTTTTACACAAGCTGGTTCTGAGGTATCTGCATTATTAGGTCGTATGCCTTCTGCAGTAGGTTACCAACCAACATTAGCAACAGAGATGGGTGCGATGCAAGAGCGTATTACTTCAACTAAAAAAGGATCGATTACATCTGTACAGGCGGTTTACGTACCTGCGGATGATTTAACTGACCCGGCGCCTGCTACAACTTTCGCCCACTTAGATGCAACAACCGTATTATCTCGTAAAATTGCCGAGTTAGGTATTTATCCTGCGGTAGATCCATTAGATTCTACTTCTCGTATCTTAACTGCTGATATTTTAGGAAAAGAGCACTACGACTGTGCACAACGTGTAAAAGAGTTATTACAACGTTACAAAGAATTACAAGATATTATTGCTATCCTTGGTATGGAGGAGTTATCTGAAGAAGATAAATTAGCTGTATCTCGTGCTAGACGTGTTCAACGTTTCTTATCTCAACCATTCCACGTAGCAGAGCAGTTTACTGGTATCCCTGGGGTGTTAGTAGATATTAAAGAAACTATTAAAGGATTTAACATGATTATGGATGGTGAATTAGATCACTTACCAGAAGCAGCGTTCAACCTTAAAGGAACTATTGAAGAAGCAATCGAGGCTGGAGAGAAAATGTTAGCTGAAGCTTAA
- a CDS encoding FoF1 ATP synthase subunit delta/epsilon, producing MNLEIVSPEATLFNSEVDSVALPGINGEFQILNDHAAIVSILTEGTIKIHTHTQSHLVFDALHSEVNPHHDDDKVLTLKIKSGTVEMKDNKVIVLVD from the coding sequence ATGAATTTAGAAATTGTATCACCAGAAGCTACCCTATTTAACTCAGAAGTTGATTCTGTAGCATTACCTGGTATTAATGGTGAGTTTCAGATTTTAAATGACCACGCCGCAATCGTGTCTATTTTAACTGAAGGAACCATTAAAATTCATACACATACACAAAGCCACCTGGTTTTTGATGCGTTACATTCTGAAGTTAATCCTCACCATGATGATGACAAAGTTTTAACCTTAAAAATCAAATCTGGTACTGTTGAAATGAAAGATAATAAAGTGATTGTTTTAGTTGACTAA
- a CDS encoding LexA family protein: MIVNDSNSLTFFTPEASGELGAIFFDTGISCGFPAPAEDFSEQRLSLDKELVRNRETTFFARVSGQSMIGAGLEDNDLLVIDRSLEPQNNRIAVCFLDGEFTVKRLRVEQGEVWLKPENPNYPIIKITDENEFIIWGIVTNVIKKV; the protein is encoded by the coding sequence ATGATAGTAAACGATTCTAATAGCTTAACTTTTTTTACACCCGAAGCATCAGGCGAACTTGGTGCAATATTTTTTGATACAGGAATTTCTTGTGGATTTCCGGCGCCGGCAGAAGATTTTAGCGAACAACGGTTATCTTTAGATAAAGAGTTGGTTAGAAATAGGGAAACAACCTTTTTTGCCCGTGTTAGTGGACAAAGTATGATAGGAGCAGGATTAGAAGATAACGACTTACTTGTTATTGACCGTAGCCTTGAACCTCAAAATAACCGAATAGCCGTTTGTTTTTTAGACGGTGAATTTACAGTAAAGCGATTACGCGTAGAGCAGGGCGAAGTGTGGTTAAAACCCGAAAACCCAAATTACCCGATTATTAAAATTACAGATGAGAATGAATTTATTATCTGGGGTATCGTCACCAATGTGATTAAGAAAGTGTAA
- a CDS encoding acyltransferase family protein, with translation MSASQRIQSVDLLRGVTIVAMILVNNPGTWSSVYAPLLHAEWHGLTPTDLVFPFFLFIVGISIYYAYKNKKGNIQTYKKIGIRSLKLIALGLFLRAFMPTFPFIQSWESFRFMGVLQRIGIVFFITAVLYLNYNWKVLLGIALGILLSYWLLLGFVPLPNGMAPSFDKVANNWSMYIDSIVLGGHMWKPDYDPEGILGTVSAIATCLLGVLIGKVLDKPIERKASILVAIGLLFLVVGYVFSLWFPINKALWSSSFVLVTAGYATVILAIIYYIVDVKHWHFGRVFKKVGMNAITIYFLSGFIAKSFYLIPVGEHSNIHSWLYSTFFQYDFLEAKLASLCYALVVVLFYLALGNYLYKKGIFIKV, from the coding sequence ATGTCTGCAAGCCAAAGAATTCAATCAGTAGATTTGTTGAGAGGTGTGACCATTGTTGCCATGATTTTAGTTAATAATCCGGGTACTTGGTCTAGTGTTTACGCTCCTTTGTTACATGCCGAATGGCACGGATTAACACCAACCGATCTTGTGTTTCCTTTCTTTTTATTTATTGTGGGAATATCGATTTACTATGCTTATAAAAATAAGAAAGGTAATATTCAGACCTATAAAAAGATTGGTATACGAAGTTTAAAGTTAATAGCTTTAGGGCTTTTTTTAAGGGCATTTATGCCAACGTTTCCTTTTATTCAGAGTTGGGAAAGCTTCCGTTTTATGGGTGTTTTACAGCGTATTGGTATTGTGTTTTTTATTACAGCAGTTTTGTATTTAAATTATAATTGGAAAGTCCTTTTAGGTATTGCACTTGGTATTTTGTTAAGTTATTGGTTGTTATTGGGATTTGTACCATTGCCAAATGGTATGGCTCCAAGCTTTGATAAAGTTGCCAATAATTGGTCGATGTACATTGATTCAATAGTTTTAGGAGGCCACATGTGGAAACCTGATTATGATCCTGAAGGCATATTGGGAACGGTATCAGCAATAGCAACATGTTTACTTGGCGTGCTAATTGGTAAGGTTCTAGATAAACCTATAGAGCGAAAAGCTTCAATATTAGTAGCAATAGGGTTATTGTTTTTGGTTGTAGGTTATGTATTTAGTTTGTGGTTCCCAATAAATAAAGCGTTGTGGAGTAGCAGTTTTGTATTGGTTACCGCTGGCTATGCTACAGTTATTTTGGCAATTATTTATTATATAGTAGATGTGAAACATTGGCATTTTGGTAGAGTTTTCAAAAAGGTTGGTATGAATGCCATAACTATTTATTTTCTATCAGGATTTATAGCAAAAAGTTTTTATTTAATTCCTGTAGGAGAACATTCCAATATTCATTCCTGGTTGTATTCAACGTTTTTTCAATATGATTTTTTAGAGGCTAAATTAGCATCATTATGTTATGCTCTAGTAGTTGTTTTGTTCTATTTAGCGCTAGGAAATTACTTGTATAAAAAAGGTATTTTTATCAAGGTTTAA
- a CDS encoding LytR/AlgR family response regulator transcription factor: protein MKIKCVIIDDEALAIEVIEDHLKNFDHIEIVGTFTNPLKAYGVLEQEKIDVVFLDINMPQLNGFAFIENLSYKPHIVITTAYREYAVKSFELDVLDYLVKPIPFNRFLKTINKVYQQVYLNSSSSDIGFQQEPHLFLKVGKKLVKVNLNDILYIESLKDYIKVITTLGDYVVHKSLTAISEELPQSNFLRVHRSYTISINKVNSVEGNMVEISNRKIPIGRNYVKITRERILNTVEDSEN from the coding sequence ATGAAAATAAAATGTGTAATCATTGATGATGAAGCCTTGGCTATTGAGGTGATTGAAGATCATTTAAAGAACTTCGATCATATTGAAATTGTCGGAACTTTTACCAATCCTTTGAAAGCCTATGGTGTTTTAGAGCAGGAAAAAATTGATGTGGTTTTCCTCGATATTAATATGCCACAGCTTAACGGTTTTGCATTTATCGAAAATCTCAGCTATAAACCTCACATTGTTATTACAACAGCGTACAGGGAATACGCCGTAAAGAGTTTTGAACTTGATGTTTTAGACTATCTTGTAAAGCCAATTCCTTTTAATCGATTTTTAAAAACCATTAATAAAGTCTATCAGCAGGTATATTTAAATAGTTCTTCATCTGATATAGGATTTCAGCAGGAACCGCATTTATTTTTAAAGGTGGGTAAGAAATTAGTTAAGGTGAATTTGAATGATATTTTATATATAGAAAGCTTAAAAGATTATATTAAAGTCATTACTACTTTGGGTGATTACGTGGTACATAAATCTTTGACGGCGATTTCGGAAGAATTACCACAATCCAATTTTCTGCGTGTGCATCGTTCCTATACCATTTCAATAAATAAAGTAAATTCGGTTGAAGGTAATATGGTAGAAATTTCAAATAGAAAGATTCCTATTGGAAGAAATTATGTGAAAATTACACGAGAACGCATTTTAAATACTGTTGAAGATTCTGAAAATTAA
- a CDS encoding sensor histidine kinase — MIRLQIKNTISLKYHVLFWLVYFMFNVVRWGSYFNDYWYSIKSNLVEFPIHIIVVYINIYYLIPRLILKRRYLTYVLSLIFMLAMVYLVRTGLNYVLVTKDIWPEAGGTGEFMQLNHIIAVVLGELYVIGFVSAIKLVIDWSLEKRRNEKLAKLQLSTELKYLRTQIQPHFFFNTLNNLYALTLKKSDSAPQMVIKISDLMQYVLYEVNSSKADLLEEINHINTYIDVERLRFNERVECEMDIIGDIEDVTVPPLLFLTFIENCFKHGLKGCENVRVNMSFEVLNKDYLEFKLSNTFNAKSSINNNQGIGIANTKRRLSLLFNSDYEFKTIVENNVYNLYLKIPIR; from the coding sequence TTGATTAGACTTCAGATAAAGAATACCATTTCACTTAAATATCACGTGCTTTTTTGGTTAGTTTACTTCATGTTTAATGTCGTAAGGTGGGGGAGCTACTTTAATGATTACTGGTATTCTATCAAGTCTAACCTTGTAGAATTTCCTATTCACATCATTGTGGTTTACATAAATATTTACTACCTAATCCCCAGATTAATTTTAAAGCGACGGTATTTAACTTATGTGCTAAGTCTGATTTTTATGTTGGCCATGGTGTATCTGGTAAGAACAGGCTTAAATTATGTTTTAGTGACCAAAGATATTTGGCCTGAGGCTGGTGGTACGGGCGAGTTTATGCAGCTTAATCATATTATAGCCGTTGTATTAGGAGAACTTTATGTGATTGGGTTTGTGTCTGCAATAAAACTGGTTATTGACTGGAGTCTGGAAAAGCGCCGTAATGAAAAGTTGGCAAAGCTTCAATTAAGTACCGAATTGAAATACTTACGAACCCAGATACAACCCCATTTCTTTTTTAATACTTTAAATAATTTATATGCGCTTACATTGAAAAAGTCTGATAGTGCGCCACAAATGGTGATTAAAATATCAGATCTTATGCAATACGTGTTGTATGAAGTGAATAGTTCCAAGGCTGATTTATTAGAGGAAATCAATCATATTAATACCTATATTGATGTCGAACGTTTACGTTTTAATGAGCGTGTAGAATGTGAGATGGATATTATTGGCGATATTGAAGATGTTACCGTGCCACCCTTGCTTTTTTTGACGTTCATCGAAAATTGTTTCAAACACGGATTAAAAGGTTGCGAAAACGTAAGGGTAAACATGAGTTTTGAAGTACTTAATAAAGACTATTTAGAATTTAAACTGTCGAATACTTTTAATGCCAAATCTAGTATAAACAATAATCAAGGTATTGGTATTGCCAATACCAAACGCAGGTTAAGCTTATTGTTTAATAGTGATTATGAGTTTAAAACTATTGTAGAAAACAATGTGTATAACCTGTACTTAAAAATACCTATTCGATGA
- a CDS encoding TonB-dependent receptor domain-containing protein: MKYYLKTTLLFSFLFFSIQLFAQEKEIKGIVTSKADGMPIAGGNVIIQGTTTGTLTDFDGKYTIMAKTGDVLTFSFLGMTTEKVTVADSNTINVQLAEDNEQLAEVVVTALGIKKTRESLTYAAQDINADELNKSKQTNPINSLSGKVSGVSITRSSSGVGGSVKVTLRGNSSIGNNQPLYVVDGIPLSNPTASQPTLSFGDIDGGNRDGGDALSLINPDDIESLTVLKGASASALYGSAGLNGVILITTKKGRSGNFKTDFSTNLTVDSAAYSMEFNNEAQNNNDDFFNTGYTNINSLSISGGTDKAQTYFSYSNSFASGILPENNLKQHTFNVRETAKLFDDKLTVNASVMASTQNITNRPISGLYYNPLVGVYGFESDTEKLSDYSDFESYDANRNIMSQRWFRATSDIEQNPYWILNRNASEDTNKKLISSLSLNYEVNYWLSFQTRGTYDKSMYEFERKIYATTDATLAPENGRYIYNSSDFTQYYGDFIANINTTFNETISLSAIIGTSTTRTTTESFVGDSGTNGGLQFANVFAFQNFNGNPSVNFTQNSLETRVNSVFASATVGFNDKFFIDLTARNDWTSTLPKENNSFLYPSVGLTGVLSEIFELPESISFAKLRGSYAEVGNGFAADQINPQRQIIFGGGGVDPNEPIRPFPGSTPKPERQKSFEIGTEWKFANNRFGIDLGYYNTKTSDQYYAFSTSVAIIGAPQAYLNSGEISNKGFEATVFAIPVQNDNISWNTSINFASNKNKIEKIYNGQVLEGLIEPEFFTLSQKGVNTFGSYLVEGGSFGDIYAQVVRRNDEGLPIIEGDAVMVNDDNTIDGLTKVGNANPDFTLGWNNSFSIKNFSIDFLVDGKFGGETMSMTEAIVEGFSNNSARETANNNVNVQIDGTATTMTAQEYYGKVSGRNGFTGEYVYSATNVRLAEFSLGYNFKLGENSFLSKAKASIVGNNLFFFYKDAPHDPNLSISTGNALQGVDVLALPSTRSVGLNLNLTF; this comes from the coding sequence ATGAAGTATTACTTAAAAACGACACTCTTGTTTTCCTTCTTATTCTTCAGCATACAACTGTTTGCTCAGGAAAAGGAAATTAAAGGAATTGTTACCTCAAAAGCAGACGGCATGCCTATTGCCGGAGGTAACGTAATTATTCAAGGCACAACTACCGGTACACTTACCGATTTTGATGGAAAATACACCATTATGGCAAAAACCGGTGATGTATTAACCTTTTCATTTTTAGGAATGACAACTGAAAAGGTAACTGTTGCCGATTCAAACACTATCAATGTGCAATTAGCAGAAGACAACGAACAACTTGCTGAAGTTGTAGTTACTGCTTTGGGTATTAAAAAAACCCGCGAATCGTTAACATACGCAGCACAAGACATTAATGCTGACGAGTTAAACAAATCAAAACAAACTAACCCTATTAACAGCTTATCGGGTAAAGTTTCTGGTGTTTCCATAACCAGAAGTAGCTCTGGAGTTGGAGGGTCTGTAAAGGTTACACTTCGTGGAAATTCTTCTATTGGAAATAACCAACCATTATATGTGGTCGATGGTATTCCTTTATCGAACCCAACCGCTAGTCAACCTACTTTATCTTTTGGAGATATTGACGGAGGAAATAGAGACGGTGGTGATGCCTTATCGCTTATTAACCCAGACGATATCGAATCGTTAACTGTATTGAAAGGAGCTTCTGCTTCTGCACTTTATGGTAGTGCCGGACTTAATGGTGTTATATTAATTACCACCAAGAAAGGACGTTCTGGAAACTTCAAAACCGATTTCTCTACGAATTTAACTGTTGACAGCGCAGCCTATTCTATGGAATTCAATAATGAAGCTCAGAATAATAATGACGACTTTTTTAACACTGGATATACAAATATAAATTCACTTTCTATTTCCGGAGGAACAGATAAGGCGCAAACCTATTTTTCATACAGTAACTCTTTCGCCTCAGGAATTTTGCCTGAAAACAATTTAAAACAACATACATTTAATGTTCGAGAAACAGCCAAACTTTTCGACGACAAATTAACCGTGAATGCCAGTGTAATGGCATCAACACAAAACATTACAAACAGACCAATCTCAGGGTTATACTACAACCCATTAGTGGGGGTTTATGGTTTTGAATCTGACACTGAAAAACTTTCAGACTATTCAGATTTTGAAAGCTACGATGCGAATAGAAACATTATGTCTCAACGTTGGTTTAGAGCAACTTCAGACATTGAACAAAACCCATACTGGATCCTTAATCGCAATGCTTCTGAAGACACTAATAAAAAATTAATTTCTTCATTATCTTTAAATTACGAAGTTAACTACTGGTTATCTTTTCAAACCAGAGGAACTTACGACAAATCGATGTATGAATTTGAAAGAAAAATTTATGCAACAACCGATGCAACCTTAGCCCCAGAAAATGGTAGATACATTTATAACTCTAGTGATTTCACACAATACTATGGCGATTTTATCGCAAACATAAATACAACTTTTAACGAAACCATAAGTTTAAGTGCTATTATTGGTACAAGTACAACAAGAACAACTACCGAATCGTTTGTTGGAGACTCAGGTACCAACGGTGGTTTACAATTTGCTAATGTATTTGCTTTCCAAAACTTTAACGGAAATCCTTCTGTTAATTTTACTCAAAATTCTTTAGAAACCAGAGTTAATTCTGTTTTTGCAAGTGCAACCGTTGGGTTTAACGACAAATTCTTTATTGATTTAACCGCGAGAAACGACTGGACTTCTACACTTCCAAAAGAAAACAACTCATTCCTTTACCCTTCAGTTGGTTTAACAGGAGTATTAAGCGAAATATTTGAATTACCAGAAAGTATCTCTTTTGCAAAATTAAGAGGATCGTATGCCGAAGTAGGAAATGGGTTTGCTGCCGATCAAATTAACCCACAACGTCAAATTATATTTGGAGGTGGTGGTGTAGATCCAAACGAACCTATTAGACCGTTCCCTGGATCAACACCTAAACCTGAAAGACAAAAATCTTTTGAGATTGGTACCGAATGGAAATTTGCTAATAACAGATTTGGTATCGATTTAGGTTACTATAATACTAAAACTTCAGATCAATATTATGCCTTTTCAACATCTGTTGCTATTATAGGTGCTCCGCAAGCCTACTTAAATTCCGGTGAAATCTCAAATAAAGGTTTTGAAGCTACAGTTTTTGCTATTCCAGTTCAAAACGATAACATCTCATGGAATACTTCTATAAACTTTGCTTCTAACAAAAATAAAATTGAGAAAATTTATAACGGTCAGGTTTTAGAAGGTTTAATTGAACCTGAATTCTTTACCTTATCCCAAAAAGGCGTTAACACGTTTGGTTCTTATTTAGTAGAAGGCGGTTCATTTGGTGACATCTACGCCCAAGTAGTAAGAAGAAACGATGAAGGTTTACCAATTATTGAAGGCGATGCCGTTATGGTAAACGACGACAACACGATTGACGGATTAACAAAAGTTGGAAACGCCAATCCAGACTTCACTTTAGGCTGGAACAACTCTTTTTCAATTAAAAACTTTTCAATTGATTTCTTAGTTGATGGGAAATTTGGAGGAGAAACCATGAGCATGACCGAAGCTATTGTTGAAGGATTCAGTAATAACTCTGCCAGAGAAACAGCAAATAACAATGTTAATGTACAAATAGATGGTACGGCAACAACAATGACGGCTCAAGAATATTACGGGAAAGTTTCTGGTAGAAATGGTTTCACAGGAGAATATGTTTATAGCGCAACAAACGTAAGACTTGCCGAATTTTCACTTGGGTATAATTTCAAATTAGGAGAAAATTCATTCTTATCAAAAGCTAAAGCTTCTATAGTTGGAAACAACTTGTTTTTCTTCTATAAAGATGCTCCGCACGACCCGAATTTATCGATTAGTACCGGTAATGCCTTACAAGGAGTCGATGTTTTAGCACTTCCTTCAACTAGAAGTGTTGGTCTGAATCTTAATCTAACATTCTAA
- a CDS encoding RagB/SusD family nutrient uptake outer membrane protein: MKNIKSMLSCLVATGIISTSCSDLEQFNVNERNITQEQLEVDFQHVGSKYKPIFENIYQYTPAWSYQLQQNLNADVYSGYMTNPRPFVAGANNTTYSLVSGWNNFIWNVPYSNVMNNVDGITKLTEGEFPTLHAIALILKVEAMHRVSDVFGPIVYTSFGDLEKAGIYDSQETAYNAFFSDLDMAVENLMADIDSERFSAFDLAYDGDYSQWVKFANSLRLRLAIRISKVDPAKAKLEGEKALNQSLGVMSANTDGFFVNGSLDHPLATLDNAWADIRMNASMESFLVGYNDGRANAYFDAPTTVSGTVKGIRGGLPLFSKYADELAQKADYVGFSMINDNIHTSKVQLMTAAEVAFLKAEAALRGWSGAGDAQSNYETGIQLSFDQHGASGVNDYISDNASTPANYVDPITPSNNISALSTITIAWDEAASNEVKLEKIITQKWLAMFPEGQEAWSEFRRTGYPKIFPVVSNQSGGLIDTNIQIRRIPFVDSELSTNPEGVAEAVKLLSGPDNGGTRLWWDTGAANF; this comes from the coding sequence ATGAAAAATATAAAAAGCATGTTATCTTGTTTAGTTGCCACAGGAATTATATCAACATCTTGTAGTGATTTAGAACAATTTAACGTAAACGAAAGAAATATAACTCAAGAGCAACTTGAAGTCGATTTTCAACACGTAGGATCAAAATACAAACCAATTTTCGAAAATATTTATCAATATACCCCTGCCTGGTCTTACCAATTACAACAAAACCTAAATGCTGATGTATATTCTGGATATATGACAAATCCAAGGCCCTTTGTTGCAGGTGCTAACAATACAACGTATAGTCTTGTTAGCGGATGGAATAATTTTATCTGGAATGTACCATATTCTAACGTTATGAATAATGTTGATGGAATTACAAAACTAACCGAAGGAGAATTCCCGACGTTGCATGCCATTGCCTTAATTCTAAAGGTTGAGGCTATGCATAGAGTATCAGACGTTTTTGGGCCTATAGTTTACACGAGTTTCGGTGACCTTGAAAAAGCAGGTATTTACGACTCTCAGGAAACTGCTTACAACGCCTTTTTCTCCGATTTAGATATGGCTGTTGAAAATCTTATGGCAGATATTGATAGTGAACGATTTTCTGCTTTCGATTTAGCATATGATGGCGATTACTCACAATGGGTAAAATTTGCAAATTCTTTAAGACTACGTTTAGCGATTAGAATTTCTAAAGTAGACCCTGCAAAAGCCAAGCTTGAAGGCGAAAAAGCATTAAATCAATCCTTAGGTGTGATGAGTGCAAATACCGATGGCTTTTTTGTTAACGGTAGTTTAGACCACCCTTTAGCAACACTCGATAATGCCTGGGCCGACATTAGAATGAATGCATCTATGGAATCGTTTTTAGTGGGTTACAACGATGGAAGAGCAAACGCCTATTTCGATGCTCCTACGACTGTTTCAGGAACAGTAAAAGGTATTCGTGGTGGTTTACCTCTGTTTTCTAAATATGCTGATGAGCTTGCTCAAAAAGCCGATTATGTAGGATTTTCAATGATTAATGATAATATACACACCTCAAAAGTACAATTAATGACTGCAGCTGAAGTGGCATTCCTTAAGGCCGAAGCTGCTTTACGCGGATGGTCGGGGGCAGGCGATGCACAGTCTAATTACGAAACCGGCATACAACTGTCTTTCGATCAACATGGGGCTAGTGGCGTAAACGACTATATTTCAGATAATGCATCAACTCCTGCTAATTATGTAGACCCTATAACTCCATCAAATAATATTTCAGCACTTTCAACTATTACAATTGCCTGGGACGAAGCGGCCAGCAACGAAGTTAAGCTTGAAAAAATTATTACTCAAAAATGGCTGGCTATGTTCCCTGAAGGACAAGAAGCCTGGAGTGAATTCAGACGTACTGGGTATCCTAAAATCTTCCCTGTGGTAAGCAATCAAAGTGGCGGACTTATAGATACCAATATTCAAATTAGACGTATTCCTTTTGTAGATAGCGAACTATCAACCAACCCGGAAGGTGTTGCCGAGGCCGTAAAATTACTAAGCGGCCCAGACAACGGAGGCACCAGATTATGGTGGGATACAGGTGCTGCAAATTTTTAA